CCTTCGGTCAGCGTCACAGGCAGACTTGCCCATTCAGCGATCGAGGCGTCATCGGTAAAGTCGGTTTTTCCAGATGTGGCAGCAGCGCGATGCGCGGCGAGGATTTCGCCATAGCCGAAGCTTTGCGGTGTCTGCGCCGCATAAAGGCCCTGCCTTGAAACCGTCTCCGCGACGGAATCGCCTGCGCCACGCTTCAGCGTATCAGTGACGGGCAGGGCAGGCAGAACGCCGACAGCGCCCGCCTTGTGCAGCGCCACGATGCGTTCCAGCATGTCCACGGCGATGAAAGGCCGCACGGCATCGTGGATCATCACATGTGTGAGGTCTTGCGCGGCCAGCGCTTCCAGACCAGCGAGCACCGATTGCTGCCGGGTTGCGCCGCCCGTGACGGTGACGATCCGCTCTCCGGCATTCAGCCGTTCAAGGATTGGTGACAGGAGTGCCGCATCGTCGGCATGGATAACGACCACGATAGGCGATGTGTCTGCCCAGGCAAGAAAGGTCGACAACGTATGCTCGATCACGGCCTTGCCACCGATCGGGCGATATTGTTTCGGCCCTTCCTCGGGGGAGCCGGCTCTTTCTCCGCGTCCTGCGGCGACAACGACGATGCCGAGTTTCATAGTACTTTCCTGCATTGGTCTTATGCTTTGTGCGCAACCCTTAATGGTTGACAGTCCTGCTCTAGCGTTTCAAAACCCGAATGGCCAGCCCGATAAGCCGCCCACCCGCACCCACATGCCGCAGGATCGGTCATCCCGTTTGTTCAAACCTGCACAAATTGCCGCCGCCAGCAAAACAGGCAGGCAGGCCACGCGCAAATAAAAGGTGCAACCCTGTAAAAGTGCTTGGCAACTGCGCAAACACTGTCTAAAAATAATGCATATAACTCTTCTGCACGAAAGATCATCACTTGCCCCTTCCGGAGTTGTCAGTCCCGTTCAGCATCGGCTCAGTCGCGATCCGTAATCGCGCAGTGCTGGCGCCTATGTCGGGCGTGACAGATTTGCCTTTCCGTCAGCTCGCCTGGCGTTACGGCGCGGGCCTTGTGGTGACTGAAATGGTCGCAAGCCGGGAACTTGTCGCCAATCGTGGGGAATCCTGGGCGCGGCTGAAAAATGCCGGGATGGTTCCGCATATGGTGCAGCTCGCCGGACGCGAAGCGCATTTTATGGCGGAAGCGGCAAAAATTGCGGCTGACAATGGCGCTGGCATCATCGACATCAATATGGGTTGTCCGGCCAAGAAGGTGACGGGCGGTTACTCCGGTTCGGCCTTGATGCGGGATCCTGATCATGCGCTGTCGTTGATCGAGGCGACCGTCGGCGCGGTCGATGTGCCCGTGACGCTGAAGATGCGGCTCGGCTGGGATGAAAACACCATCAATGCACCTGAAATTGCTCGCCGCGCTCAAG
This region of Agrobacterium tumefaciens genomic DNA includes:
- a CDS encoding bifunctional 2-C-methyl-D-erythritol 4-phosphate cytidylyltransferase/2-C-methyl-D-erythritol 2,4-cyclodiphosphate synthase; translation: MKLGIVVVAAGRGERAGSPEEGPKQYRPIGGKAVIEHTLSTFLAWADTSPIVVVIHADDAALLSPILERLNAGERIVTVTGGATRQQSVLAGLEALAAQDLTHVMIHDAVRPFIAVDMLERIVALHKAGAVGVLPALPVTDTLKRGAGDSVAETVSRQGLYAAQTPQSFGYGEILAAHRAAATSGKTDFTDDASIAEWASLPVTLTEGSVDNVKLTLKRDIAMADEKLSYGLPDVRTGNGYDVHQLEAGDGVTLCGVFIEHDQKLKGHSDADVALHALTDALLATCGAGDIGDHFPPSDPQWKGAASRIFLEHAAKVVRGNGGTIMNADVSLIAEAPRIGPHRQAMREALSDILCIALERCSVKATTNETIGFVGRREGIAAIATATVVYKGRPL